The window TTGCAAGGACCCTCTATGTATCAGAGCATGTTCAATGGGGGCAATAAAAGTCGAGGATGGAACAGTTATAATAGATGATGAAAGATGTGTTGGTTGCTGGATGTGCGTTATGGTCTGTCCTTTTGGCGCTATAAAGAGAGGGGACAAAAAGGCGTTCAAATGCGATCATTGTCATGGTGAGGAAGTACCCATATGCGTTCTTAACTGCCCTAACAAAGCACTGGTATACGAGGCTGATTAGATGAAATACGTTATTATTGGAAATGGTGCGGCCGCAGTTGGGGCTATTGAAGGCATAAGGAGTAACGATAAGAAAAGTGAAATAATATTAATTTCTAAAGAAAATTGCATATCTTACTCAAAACCTCAACTATACAAAATGCTAAACCAAGAAAACGTAAAGAGCATATATTATAGGAATGAAGAATTTTACATTAATAATAATGTATCAACTATTCTGGGGAAGACCCTAAAATCAGTTGACTTTAACAAAAAACTATTGATATTAGAAGATGACAACATAAAATATGATAGATTGCTTATTGCTACAGGCGCTAAAGCAAATGTGCCAAAACTTAAAGGATTTGATGGGGAAATCTATTCTTTCACAAATATTGATGAGGCTGTGAGACTCAAACAATCTCTTGCCAATAAAGAGAAGATAGCCGTTCTTGGAGGGGGGCTAATCGGGGTCAAGTTATCAGAGTATCTGCATAAGATGGGGAAAGAAGTGATCCTTATAGTAAGTTCCAAAGGGGTATTAAGTTCTCTTGGAGATGAAAAGATTTCTGAAATCCTTAATAACGAGATTTTAGAAAAAGGAGTCAATTTATTGCTTTCAAGAAAAATAATTGAGGCCAAGAAAATAGATTCAAAAATTGAACTTAAACTTGACAAGGGAACTATAACATGTGATGCAATAGTCTCCTGCAAAGGTGTAAAACCTGAAGTTTCCCCGTTTGAGAAATCAGAACTTTCAATCAATCAAGGCATAAAAGTTGATGATCATATGAGGACTAACATAGATGATGTCTTTGCTGCAGGGGATGTAACTGAAATGTATAATTCTATTGAAGATGCCTATTGTAATATACCTATTCTTCCGAATGCATACAGCGGAGGATATTGCGCAGGAACCAACATGTCTGGTGGTGATTCCAAGATTGAAACAGTTTATCCCATGAATTCTCTTAAAATATTTGATGTCCAGATGATAACAATGGGACTATTATCGCCTACTGAAAAAGATGAAGTAATGTCTTTATTTGATTCTGAAAAGAAAGTTTATAGAAAACTTGTGATTAGAGGGGAAAAACTAATCGGCGCAGCACTTCTTGGAGATATAGACCGCGCAGGTATCTTTAACAATATTATCCGAAGTAACTTAGATGTTTCTTCTATAAAAGAAGAATTATTAAACAACAAAATTAATTTTTATGTCCTCCCCCGCGATATGAGGGAAGTCATTGTAAAATCATACACAGAGGGGATTAAATGATTCTAAACTGCAAAGGGCTCAACTATACTGAGATAAACAAGTCCATACGTAAGGCAATAGAAGATGGTGAAAAAGAAGTAGTAATGAACAATATAAATGGT of the Methanofastidiosum sp. genome contains:
- a CDS encoding 4Fe-4S dicluster domain-containing protein is translated as MKRRIICNEDFCIGCRLCEVHCNVKHSKSGDIILAYKYEKEKEPSRMAFEQKEHVCGSIVCMNCKDPLCIRACSMGAIKVEDGTVIIDDERCVGCWMCVMVCPFGAIKRGDKKAFKCDHCHGEEVPICVLNCPNKALVYEAD
- a CDS encoding FAD-dependent oxidoreductase, which encodes MKYVIIGNGAAAVGAIEGIRSNDKKSEIILISKENCISYSKPQLYKMLNQENVKSIYYRNEEFYINNNVSTILGKTLKSVDFNKKLLILEDDNIKYDRLLIATGAKANVPKLKGFDGEIYSFTNIDEAVRLKQSLANKEKIAVLGGGLIGVKLSEYLHKMGKEVILIVSSKGVLSSLGDEKISEILNNEILEKGVNLLLSRKIIEAKKIDSKIELKLDKGTITCDAIVSCKGVKPEVSPFEKSELSINQGIKVDDHMRTNIDDVFAAGDVTEMYNSIEDAYCNIPILPNAYSGGYCAGTNMSGGDSKIETVYPMNSLKIFDVQMITMGLLSPTEKDEVMSLFDSEKKVYRKLVIRGEKLIGAALLGDIDRAGIFNNIIRSNLDVSSIKEELLNNKINFYVLPRDMREVIVKSYTEGIK